The Bradyrhizobium sp. CCBAU 051011 DNA segment GATCTCTCCGACTCCCTCGCGGAATCGTGGAATCGCATTCGGTGCAAGACTCTCCGGAACGAACAGCGAGGACGCCGCCGTAGCCATCACCGCCCGTGTCAGCTCCCTGCTCGCCATCATCGAACGGAAGAGGCCGATCTGATCGGCATTGAACAGCATGCCAAGCGGCGTGACCGGATCGAGTGCGAGTACCCGCCCGAACCGCTGCGGCTGCATCAGGAGCATTCGCGCGGCGATGATGCCACCTGTCGAATGGGTGGCAAGATGACAGAACCCGACATCCAGGGCGTCGAGTGCCGCCAGCATGTCCTCGGCATGCTGCTGCATAGAGTAGTTGGAATAGTCGGCATTCGCTCTTGGCCGGTCGCTTTCGCCGCATCCGCGCCAGTCGATCCCGATCACCCGCAGGCCGATGGGAAACAGCGGTGCGGCAAGTCCGATCCAGTCCTTGCTGGCGAGGTTGCCGTGGATGAAGACGACGGTGACGTCGCCTCCACCCCATTCTCGCCAACCCAACTGGACCTCGCCCGCCTGCAACCGTGCCATGACGGCCCTATTTGTTCAGGCCCGCCGTGGGCGACGCGCCGGGTGGCGTCGGCGCCACCGGGAGTGCCGATACGACTGCCCCGCGGATCATGCGATCGATCGCAAGCGGTGAGCTGGTGTCGATCGTTCCCCTGGTCACGAAGTCCACGACATCGACGGGATACTCCACCGGGTTGTCGGTATGGATGAAATGCCCGGTATCCGGATAGATCTTCAGGATCGGCCGGTTGCCCGCATTCGTCATCCGGGTCATGAACGGCGTAATGATGTCGCGTCCGAGATCGGTGAGGCCATTGAAGGCGGTACCCGGAATAAACGGCTCCTTGTCACCAAAGGCAAGGAAGATCGGGACCTTGATCTGGGTAAGCCGTTCGTAAAGGTTCTTCGGATCGTCCTGCTGCAGCTCCGCCACCATGGTGTAGATGTCGAAGATGAAGACATTGGACCATTGCTCGAGGTCCTTCGGATTCGCCTTGGTCAGCCCAACGCGCTGCTCGGTATGAAACTTGGCGTACTCGCTGTCGTTCATGAAATAGCCGCTCTTGGACGCAGCCACGACACCGGTAGCCGGATCCCGCTTCTTGAAGTAGTAGAAGTCGCGGATGTTCTGCTCGGAACGTGCGATCTCCGCGGCGAGAATGCCGGTCTGATCCCATGTTTGCTTCCACTTGTCGAAGTCGCGGGCGAATGACTCGTCGAACAGCCGCACCTTCTTGTCCTTGGCAAGCGCGATCTCGCGCGGATATTCCTCCAGACCGGCGGGCGCCTCGAGCGCGAGGCTCTGCACTGCATCCGGCCAGGTCAAGGCGTAACCGATGACCAGCTGGCCGCCGAGCGAGTGGCCCAGATAGGTTGCCTTCTTAACCCCGAGCTGGTTGACCACGAGGTCATATGCGACTTCGCGCATGTCCTGCATGGTGCGAGCCGGACTCATCTCGAGATTGCCGGGTCCGGACATACCGTAATGCGGCAGATCAGGCACGATCACGCGCAGGCCGTTGCGCAAGGCATACTGCATGATGTTGCCGTAATGTCCGCCGAACGCCCCCTTGCCATGGATGATAACCAGGACCTTCGGATTCCTGTCGGTGCCGGCATATTCATCCATGTAGCCGATCTGCCAGGACGTGCCGCGGCTGTCCTTTGCGGTCGCGTATTTGACCGGATAGGGATAAGTAACGAAATCCTTCCAGAACGACTTCTTCGGATCGATGTTCGCGGCCACGCCGGGCACGCGATAGTTCTTGTCCATGAACTGCTGGGCCCGGTCGAGGCTCGCAACGTCGTCCATGAACGCGACGAATTTCGGATCGTTCTTTCGGTGGTTGACGATCGAGAACACGCCGTAGTGAGCGACCGGGCTTTCCTCGGCAATCAACTGCGCTCCCGGCACCCGGTCAACGGCACGCTCGGCCAGCTTGAAGTTCAGCCACAGGTCATTGGTGATGTGCATCACCATGGTGCGGGCCTGGATGCGGCCGAGATAGGGATTGACGTTGTGGGTCTCGCCGACCCGGTTTCGCCACACGAGATCGACCGCGTCGTAAATCTTGGCGCGGTTGGTCACGCTGAGTCCGGCCTTCTCGTTTGGCGGATCCCAGTAGAAGACTTCCGGCTGCACCGAGGCGAAGCTCTGGGTCGTGCGATACGCAAAATCGTAGCCGGTCAAGCCGAGCACCGACCAACCGAAGGCAACGCCCGGTACGGGATGCTTTTCCTTGGGCAGTTTGTAGTAATCGCCCTTGGTGGTCTGCCACACCGGATCGGACTCGATTGCGGCGGTCATCATCTGGAAGGTCCAGTTGCCGACGGGGTCTTCGGCGTCCGATTGCGTCGTACCGCCGATGGGCATCAGCGCGCCCATGAATTCCGGATGCATCACGCCCCAGACATACGTCTGTGTGCCGCCCATCGAGACACCGGTGATCAATGCCACGCGCGCGACCTTCAGATGATCGCGCAGCATGCGATAGTTCGCCTGCACCATGTCGTAATAACTGTACTGCGGAAACTTGATCCCCAGCCCGTCGGATGGCTTGCTGGCGCCCCAAGTCCCCAGCGGATCGACCATGATGACGTAGTAGCGGTCGGTATCTATCGGCCTGCCAGGGCCGATCACGGGATCGCCGCCCGACAGCGCGGTGCCCTTGACCCACTGCTCGTACATATCGGTGGAATCGCCGGAATAATACGAGTTGATGACGACCGCGTTGGTGATCTCGTCCGCCGAGTTACGCCGGGGCGTACCGATCGCGATGTAGGCCGTTCGCAATTTGCCGGCTCCGAGCGATTCCAGCGTTGTGCCGCCCTCGCCGCCGTTTTGCCACTTGGAAGGATCGGATAGATCGTACTTGCCGCCGAGACGGAAGTTGGCGATCTCGTAAGTTTTCTTCAACCCATCATGCTGCACTTGCGACGAGCGCCGCGTGAATGGCTGTGCGAAGGCGAGTGAGGTACCGATCAAAAGCAACAGCAAACTGATGAAGCATTGCTGGATGGCTTGTCTTCCGATCATGGCGAATTCCTCCTAACCAGTCCTTGCGCGGACGCTAGGCACGGCGGCCATCCGACCTTTGATCTAACTCAAGGGAATCCCCGCGGGTGCGGGCAACGATGTGAAGGCCATTATCGCTGGACGCCGGGATGCCTTTCCTCAGCCACGGATCCTATCGAATCCGCTACGAGCTAGACGGCCCCGCCAACGGCCCCACCTATGTCCTGGTGAACGGGCTCACCCAATATTCCGAGCTGTGGGCGGCGTATCGCGACGCACTGGTCGCCAGGCAATTTCGCGTCGCAACATTCGATTTGCTTGGCCAAGGCGTATCAGACAAGCCGGCTCTATTCATCAACCAGGACGACCAGGTTGCCGCGCTTGATCTGCTGATCGGCGAGCTTGGCGATGGTCCGGTTTTTCTCAGCGGTATCAGCTTCGGCGGCCTGATCGCGCTTCGCTACGCTATCCTACATGGCAAGCGACTATCCGGACTGGTGCCGATGAGCTGCTTCGCGGAGCTCTCGCCGCAGCTCTTGCTGCTAGGCACCGCCATGCGTACCGGGCTCATCCTGGGGGGCACCGGCTATCTCCAGGATCTTCTGCTGCCGATGAATCTCTCCGATCAATGGCTGAAGCCATTGCTGGACAAGCTCGACAGCGTGAAACGGCAGGGTTGGCTGGTCAATGACCTCTACGCCCTGCAGAACCTGATGGACTCCTTCCTCGATTTCGAGCCGTTGACGCCGCAGCTCGGCTCGATCGGCGCGCCGACGATGATCCTGAACGGCGAGTTCGACTTTCTGACGCCGCGCGCCCTGCACGAAACCCTGCGCGCCAACATTCCCAACAGCTCGCTCGTAATCATTCCACGCGCCTATCACGCCTTCACCCTGGAGAAGCCGGCTCTCACGGCCGATCTGCTGGCGCGTTTCGCGCAAGACGTTCTGGCCGGCCGTTGGCAGGGCAACAAAGCCGTCTGGATCGCGCCGGAAGAAGCGGGCGGCGCGCTTGCGCCGTTTCCAGCCGGCCACGACCACCTGCGCGCCATTCCCACGCAGCGGACGAATCCATGAGCCGGCTGTTCGGACCGCTAGATTCCGGAGGATGCGTGCCACCGCGTCAGCAGACGCGGGTCGCCGCGTTCCTGATCTCCGCCCACGGCGCATTGGCAAGGCAGTTTGCGTTCACCCTGCCGATCAAGCTCAAATCCGCCTGGCAAACCGAATTGAACGCGCAGGTCTATCGCGAGACCGAGATCATTTCCCTGCTGCTGCGCGCGACCTCGTGGGAGCCAGATCTCACCCTGGGCTATATGACTGCATCCTGGGAGACGGCTTGGTTTCCAGCACCGATCGAGGAGATCCCGGATCGAACTCTGGCAGCAGCGGCCGGTCTCGCGGCGTTCGCCCATGCCGTACATGCCGGCATCCGGCCGGCCGCCCTGCTCCCGCTGGAAGCCAACGCCAATGATCCCTTCGCGATGGCGCTGCGCCGCATCGAATTCGAAAGCGGCCGCCTGTTGCAGGCGCAAATCCTCTTCCTGAAGGGCCCGGAGCTCGTGCCATTTCGCAACGCTGTGAGCGCAGCCCTTGAAAGGCGTCACACCGAGATTGACAAACTATGGGCTCAAGCGCTCGAAGGCGTCGGCATCACCATTCCCCGCACGGAATAGCGGAAAGCCTTGACACAGATCAAAGGTGTGCCGGGGGCCCTCGCCAAACATCGCGGTCACTTCCGCCCTTTCATTGATTTGTCGACCGGAGTTTCAATCATGAGGGCCGTTTCCGTCGAAGAAGCCGTTGCGATGATCCCAGCCGGGGCGAGCATCATGGTTGGCGGATTCATGGGTGTCGGAACGCCGGAACGCCTGCTTGACGAAGTCGTCAGGCAGCAAAAGACCGGCCTTTCGGTCATCAGCAACGACGCCGCGACGCCCGGCAAAGGGATTGGCAAGCTGTTTGACGCGGCTCTCGTCTCGCGCCTCACGGCGACCCACATCGGCCTCAATCCAAAAGCGCAGCAGCAGATGCTGGCCAACCAGCTTGCCGTCGATCTCGTTCCGCAAGGGACCTTCGCCGAGCGCATTCGCGCGGGCGGATGCGGTCTCGGAGGGGTGCTCACGCCGACCGGCGTCGGCACCTTGGTGGCGGAAGGCAAGCGCCAGGTCGAGATAAACGGAGCGACGTTTCTGCTCGAAACCGCGCTGCGGGCGCAATTCGCCCTGGTTCACGCATTCCTGGCAGATTACCTCGGCAACCTCTCCTACGCGCTGACGGCGCGCAACTTCAACCCCATCATGGCGATGGCGGCCGACACCGTGATCGTGACGGCGGAGCACATCGTGCCGGTAGGCGTCATCGCGCCCGACCATGTCGTAACGCCGGCGCCGCTCGTCGACTACCTCATTACGAACGGGTGAACCATGGATGCACAGACAGTCATCGCCCGGCGTGTCGCAAAAGAACTGCGTGCCGGCGACCTCGTGAATCTGGGGATCGGTATTCCGACGCTGGTGGCCAACTACGTTCCGCCTGACCTCAAGGTGTTCTTTCAGTCGGAGAACGGATTGATCGGCACCGGACCGATACCGGAGCAAGGCCTGGCTCACCCGCTTCTCACGGATGCCGGCGGACGCCCGATCAGCGCCCTGCCGGGTGCCTGCACCTTCGACAGCGCGATGTCCTTTGGATTGATCCGCGGCGGCCATGTCGATGTGACGGTCCTTGGCGGCCTGCAGGTCGACGCACATGGACATCTCGCCAACTGGATGATCCCCGGCAAGATGGTGCCGGGAATGGGTGGCGCGATGGACCTCGTCAGCGGCGCCAAGCGGGTTATCGTCGCCATGCAGCACGCCGCGAAAGGCAAATCGAAGATCGTCGCCAAATGCACCCTGCCGCTAACGTCGACAAGGCCGGTGAGTTTGGTCGTGACGGACATGGCTGTCGTCGCTTTCCCCGAGGGTATAGCGACCCTGCTGGAAACCGCGCCGGGTGTCAGCATCGCCGAGGTCGTGGCCGTAACGGATGCCGAACTGGTCATTCCCGACACCGTCCTCGAAATGAAGATCTGACCAGGTAACGAGCATGCGGATATTCAGCGACTTCAACGAGATCAAATCAGCCCTCGGCACCGAGATCGGCACAAGCGACTGGATCGAAGTCTCTCAGCAACGAATCAACCAGTTCGCGGAAGCGACCTGCGACGAGCAGTGGATTCATATCGACCAGGAACGCGCAAAGAAGGAGCTGCCCGGAGGCAGCACCATCGCCCACGGCCTGTTGTCCCTCGCGCTGGCGCCGCTCTTCATTCGGTCGGTGATTGGGCTGAAGGGTTTGCGCAACACACTGAACTACGGTGCGGACAGGATACGGTACCTGGCGCCGGTTCCGGCGGGTTCAAGGTTGCGCGGCCGCGTGACGGTTGCGGAAGCGGAGGACGTGCCGCCAGACGGCTTGCGCGTGAACTATCACCTCGTGATCGAGATCGAGGGCGGTAAGCGCCCTGCCTGCGTCGCCGAGTTGATCGCCCTGCATTATCGCTAGACGGCGCGTCGATCGCGTCAATCGATGATGTGATAGCCTCCATCGATATAGAGCACGCCACCGGTGATGAGCTTGGCGCCGTCGAGCGCCAGAAATGCGGTGGCGTTGCCGACGTCGTCAATGCTGACGAGGCTGCGCGACGGGGCCTTCGATTGCGCCTTGTCCATCAGCTCATCGAATTCGGGGATACCTGACGCTGCACGCGTGGCGAGCGGCCCGGGTGAGATCGCGTGAACGCGGATGCCCTTCGGGCCCAATTCCGCGGCCACGTAGCGAACGGCCGCTTCGAGCGCCGCTTTCGCCACGCCCATCACATTGTAGTTCTCCACCACCATCTGGCTGCCGTAA contains these protein-coding regions:
- a CDS encoding alpha/beta hydrolase → MIGRQAIQQCFISLLLLLIGTSLAFAQPFTRRSSQVQHDGLKKTYEIANFRLGGKYDLSDPSKWQNGGEGGTTLESLGAGKLRTAYIAIGTPRRNSADEITNAVVINSYYSGDSTDMYEQWVKGTALSGGDPVIGPGRPIDTDRYYVIMVDPLGTWGASKPSDGLGIKFPQYSYYDMVQANYRMLRDHLKVARVALITGVSMGGTQTYVWGVMHPEFMGALMPIGGTTQSDAEDPVGNWTFQMMTAAIESDPVWQTTKGDYYKLPKEKHPVPGVAFGWSVLGLTGYDFAYRTTQSFASVQPEVFYWDPPNEKAGLSVTNRAKIYDAVDLVWRNRVGETHNVNPYLGRIQARTMVMHITNDLWLNFKLAERAVDRVPGAQLIAEESPVAHYGVFSIVNHRKNDPKFVAFMDDVASLDRAQQFMDKNYRVPGVAANIDPKKSFWKDFVTYPYPVKYATAKDSRGTSWQIGYMDEYAGTDRNPKVLVIIHGKGAFGGHYGNIMQYALRNGLRVIVPDLPHYGMSGPGNLEMSPARTMQDMREVAYDLVVNQLGVKKATYLGHSLGGQLVIGYALTWPDAVQSLALEAPAGLEEYPREIALAKDKKVRLFDESFARDFDKWKQTWDQTGILAAEIARSEQNIRDFYYFKKRDPATGVVAASKSGYFMNDSEYAKFHTEQRVGLTKANPKDLEQWSNVFIFDIYTMVAELQQDDPKNLYERLTQIKVPIFLAFGDKEPFIPGTAFNGLTDLGRDIITPFMTRMTNAGNRPILKIYPDTGHFIHTDNPVEYPVDVVDFVTRGTIDTSSPLAIDRMIRGAVVSALPVAPTPPGASPTAGLNK
- a CDS encoding 3-oxoacid CoA-transferase subunit B — translated: MDAQTVIARRVAKELRAGDLVNLGIGIPTLVANYVPPDLKVFFQSENGLIGTGPIPEQGLAHPLLTDAGGRPISALPGACTFDSAMSFGLIRGGHVDVTVLGGLQVDAHGHLANWMIPGKMVPGMGGAMDLVSGAKRVIVAMQHAAKGKSKIVAKCTLPLTSTRPVSLVVTDMAVVAFPEGIATLLETAPGVSIAEVVAVTDAELVIPDTVLEMKI
- a CDS encoding alpha/beta fold hydrolase encodes the protein MARLQAGEVQLGWREWGGGDVTVVFIHGNLASKDWIGLAAPLFPIGLRVIGIDWRGCGESDRPRANADYSNYSMQQHAEDMLAALDALDVGFCHLATHSTGGIIAARMLLMQPQRFGRVLALDPVTPLGMLFNADQIGLFRSMMASRELTRAVMATAASSLFVPESLAPNAIPRFREGVGEIEALFERIVEQTFGVSEGIWIGTPVNLTRERESGELERRMTEIRHPHLVLWGECDGWIAPTDLRTMAAAMPDCRLVVMPSIGHSMNLELPALYAGYFGAWFGGLSR
- a CDS encoding MaoC family dehydratase, with product MRIFSDFNEIKSALGTEIGTSDWIEVSQQRINQFAEATCDEQWIHIDQERAKKELPGGSTIAHGLLSLALAPLFIRSVIGLKGLRNTLNYGADRIRYLAPVPAGSRLRGRVTVAEAEDVPPDGLRVNYHLVIEIEGGKRPACVAELIALHYR
- a CDS encoding CoA transferase subunit A, which produces MRAVSVEEAVAMIPAGASIMVGGFMGVGTPERLLDEVVRQQKTGLSVISNDAATPGKGIGKLFDAALVSRLTATHIGLNPKAQQQMLANQLAVDLVPQGTFAERIRAGGCGLGGVLTPTGVGTLVAEGKRQVEINGATFLLETALRAQFALVHAFLADYLGNLSYALTARNFNPIMAMAADTVIVTAEHIVPVGVIAPDHVVTPAPLVDYLITNG
- a CDS encoding alpha/beta fold hydrolase, which gives rise to MPFLSHGSYRIRYELDGPANGPTYVLVNGLTQYSELWAAYRDALVARQFRVATFDLLGQGVSDKPALFINQDDQVAALDLLIGELGDGPVFLSGISFGGLIALRYAILHGKRLSGLVPMSCFAELSPQLLLLGTAMRTGLILGGTGYLQDLLLPMNLSDQWLKPLLDKLDSVKRQGWLVNDLYALQNLMDSFLDFEPLTPQLGSIGAPTMILNGEFDFLTPRALHETLRANIPNSSLVIIPRAYHAFTLEKPALTADLLARFAQDVLAGRWQGNKAVWIAPEEAGGALAPFPAGHDHLRAIPTQRTNP